From one Bacteroides eggerthii genomic stretch:
- a CDS encoding DUF5045 domain-containing protein, translating into MNRTLLLMAVAAVATSGVKAQSVTYNHDSPKQNQITVMETGTGALSPELYYTLLHNKYKKSAASKNKLSFRTLAGVNLYNQTDEAEAIDSALVKRAEIEALNVADRQIDLAWLAEGDKINAQMERFQRNIDRILLAGGTTDDKERWTEYYHVYQCAIDATKDAYMPNAQRKKEYLRIYEDVVRQNEILVGYLARRQNATATDGLLNATADRTLDKSSVVRNAMSRWNESRLAVRGSQSDGGTGTGDGDETVNRGN; encoded by the coding sequence ATGAACAGAACTCTCTTACTCATGGCGGTTGCAGCAGTTGCAACGAGCGGTGTCAAGGCGCAGTCGGTTACTTACAACCATGACTCGCCGAAACAGAACCAGATTACGGTCATGGAAACCGGTACGGGCGCTCTGTCGCCCGAACTTTACTACACGCTGCTGCATAACAAGTACAAGAAGTCGGCGGCAAGCAAGAACAAACTGTCGTTCCGCACGCTGGCGGGTGTCAATCTCTACAATCAGACAGATGAAGCGGAAGCCATTGACTCGGCTCTGGTCAAACGTGCCGAAATCGAGGCGCTGAACGTGGCCGACCGGCAGATTGACCTCGCATGGCTGGCCGAGGGCGATAAGATAAACGCTCAAATGGAGCGGTTTCAGCGCAACATAGACCGGATTCTCCTTGCCGGGGGCACGACGGACGACAAGGAGCGGTGGACGGAATACTATCATGTGTACCAGTGTGCCATCGACGCAACGAAGGACGCTTATATGCCCAATGCGCAACGAAAGAAAGAATACCTGCGGATCTACGAAGACGTGGTACGGCAGAACGAGATTCTGGTCGGCTACCTTGCCCGAAGACAGAACGCCACGGCCACGGACGGATTGCTGAACGCAACCGCCGACCGAACCTTGGACAAAAGCAGCGTCGTCAGAAACGCCATGAGCCGCTGGAACGAATCGCGCCTTGCGGTGCGAGGTTCACAGTCGGACGGCGGCACTGGAACGGGCGACGGAGACGAGACGGTAAACAGAGGGAACTAA
- a CDS encoding membrane protein has translation MADGNILSDFGIDLLEEEIDDVIFQTNEFLTDATFTGSQGPFWWILQMCMALAALFAIVMAAGMAYKMMVKHEPLDVMKLFRPLAVSLILCWWYPPADTGMANSGSNWCFLDFLSYIPNCVGSYTHDLYEAEASQISDKFEEVQELIYVRDTMYTALQAQADVAHTGTSDPNLIEATMEQTGVDEVTNMEKDAAKLWFTSLTSGVIVGIDKIIILIALVVFRIGWWSTIYCQQILLGMLTIFGPIQWAFSLLPKWEGAWAKWLTRYLTVHFYGAMLYFVGFYVLLLFDIVLCIQVENLTAITTSEQTMAAYLQNSFFSAGYLMAASIVALKCLNLVPDLAAWMIPEGDTAFSTRNFGEGVAQQAKMTATGAMGTVMR, from the coding sequence ATGGCAGACGGAAATATTCTTTCGGATTTCGGTATCGACCTCTTGGAAGAGGAGATCGACGACGTGATTTTTCAGACCAACGAGTTCCTGACCGACGCGACCTTTACCGGCTCGCAAGGTCCATTTTGGTGGATATTGCAGATGTGCATGGCGCTGGCCGCCCTGTTCGCTATCGTCATGGCGGCAGGCATGGCGTACAAAATGATGGTCAAGCACGAGCCTTTGGACGTGATGAAGCTCTTCAGACCGCTGGCCGTGTCGCTCATTCTCTGCTGGTGGTATCCTCCGGCAGACACGGGCATGGCAAACAGCGGGAGCAACTGGTGCTTTTTAGATTTCCTCTCCTATATCCCGAACTGCGTCGGTTCGTACACACATGACCTGTACGAGGCCGAAGCCTCGCAAATCTCGGACAAGTTCGAGGAAGTGCAGGAGTTGATTTACGTGCGCGACACGATGTACACTGCCCTGCAGGCACAAGCCGATGTCGCCCACACGGGTACGTCCGATCCCAACCTTATCGAGGCAACGATGGAACAAACTGGCGTGGACGAGGTTACGAACATGGAGAAGGATGCAGCGAAGCTGTGGTTCACGTCGCTGACATCGGGTGTCATCGTGGGAATAGACAAAATCATCATACTTATCGCCTTGGTGGTGTTCCGTATCGGTTGGTGGTCGACGATTTACTGCCAGCAAATTCTTTTGGGAATGCTCACCATTTTCGGACCTATCCAGTGGGCGTTTTCGCTCCTGCCCAAATGGGAAGGCGCATGGGCGAAGTGGCTCACGAGGTATCTGACGGTGCATTTCTACGGGGCGATGCTCTACTTCGTGGGCTTCTACGTACTGCTGCTGTTCGACATCGTGCTCTGCATACAGGTGGAGAACCTGACGGCGATAACGACAAGCGAGCAGACGATGGCAGCTTACCTGCAAAACTCCTTCTTCTCGGCGGGCTATCTGATGGCGGCAAGCATCGTGGCCCTGAAATGCCTGAACCTCGTCCCCGACCTTGCGGCATGGATGATACCGGAGGGTGACACGGCGTTCTCAACCCGAAACTTCGGCGAGGGCGTGGCGCAGCAGGCTAAAATGACGGCAACAGGCGCAATGGGTACGGTAATGAGATAA